TCATATTAGAGGAGGTTAAATTAGGATTATAGGTACCATTTAGTAAACCTGCACATACATAATTCGGCAGCTCATTCGCCCTAGATGCGCAAACACAAGTGTCTCACCTCATTGTTACTGCAGTTTCTCGTATCCGAGCTTACCTGCCTTGGAACTTATTGCACTAGCTTTAAGCATCGATATGTGCTACTACGTGGAACACAGCTCCAACAACAATAAGATGGATCACAGTATCATCTGCACAGTGTATCTTATCTAAGGAGGAGAAGGAATCAACCAATGTATCCTATTCCACTGCGACTACATTTATAAGTAAAGGAGCTATTTCCTCTAGTAGTTTTATAAGGTTAACAATGCTTCCCTAATATGTAGAAACCAAGATGGCCAAATGATGGTAATCCAGTCATTGTCTTCACTAAAACCAGACCAAGAGTTACATCCGGTCATTGTCTCTTTTGGACAACTCAAATTGACACATCCTTTACATCTTCCTGCATATCCTTACATTTATGTTTCTTTACCAATCCGTTTTCACCAGGTTCCGTTGAGTGAACTCTATAGGGCTGTCGCATCGGCCCTGTCTCTCTCCTAAGATCCGGGCCTGCCTAGTGTTCTTCAGACTCCAATGAACAATGGTACATGTTTCTAGATCAATCCAAGTTAAAGAGTATTTAGAGTTAATACCTGTGGTTTACATACCCCTCTTTGAGATCTTCAAAGCGTATCAGATATGGCACCAGCATTTCACATGATGGGCAATCACAATGTTAAAAGAACCATTTCTTCCTTGTGCATCTGATGGCCTTGGCTGAGTGAGAACTGAATAGACATTCCCATTTTTAGGCTAAACTCAAGATTACACACCCTTCACATCTTTGCTGAATCTCCTTACATTCTGTTTATCGATTCTTGGTTCGCTAGGTTCCTTCGAAAGAACTCTAAGCTTAGAGGGTACCCACACATTTTTTGATGTCTTTAAAACATCAGACATAGCCTGAGCTTTCCGCAATATGGATGTTCTCATTTCTTGTGACCTATCTCCTCCACCTCTATATGTATTTGGTAACTTCATCTCATGTGGGATAGAACTCATCTGGACAGATAACTTCCTAGCCATTTCATGCATTCCTGCTACTTTCAGTTCGTCAAAAAGTTTCTTATAAGTAAGGTATTGAGGAACCACCCCTCTCCTTATCATATCCTCAAACTCCACACAAGCTTCTTCAAATCTTCGTATATTACAGAGCAAATGAATTAACATGGAACTAGTAGCCGGATCCAAACCATGACCTTTAACCCTCATGTCTTTGCAAACTTGAACAACCAAATCTGACCTCCCAACCTCACTCAACATCTTGATTAACAAGTGGTAAGTAAGACGATCCGGCAAATACCCTGACTCAATCATCTTAGAGTAAAGATTCATCCCTTCTTCAATTTTCCCAAATTTAGAAAAATGCCTGAAGAAATAATTATAAGTCGTTGCTGTTGGAATAAACCCTCTCCCTATCATCATCTTTAGAATCTTGCTTGCTCCAGCCGAATCTGCTGCCTTGCAATAACCCTTCACCATAGAATTATAACTCGAAAGAGTTGGACCTGATTCCGTAACCAACAATCTCTCCATCATTCCTAAAGCTTCTTTGAATCTACCCGCTTCACTCAACGCATCAACAATTGGATTATAAACAATAGCATCACTACGAATTCCTTCTCTCTTCATCTCTGACACTAATTCCATTGCCCTCTCAACGCGACGCAATTTGCAATAACCTTCAACAAGTGTACCATAAGTTACAACATTAGGAGCTACATTTTCTGTTTTCATATCCTCCCAGAGTCTTTCAGCCTGTTTAAGTTTCCCTAATCGAAACCATCCCTCAAGTAAAACATTATAAACCCCAACTGAAGGTACCCAACCTGGTTCCAATTCTCTCCTCTCAACACAATACTCATAAGCTATCCTAACATGCCCTTCTTTACAAAGAGAATCCATCAAAGTCTCAAACAAACTAGATATTGAAAATGTATAATGACTTGAATCTAATTCACTAGCAATCTCAAATGTGCGAATCGCAGTCGAAGTCATACCTGCACGAGTGTACTGCTTAATGAGAACTGCAAAAGTATCAGGATCAAAAGAGGGTTGTTTTACTGCCCATTTGTAGAGAGAAAGAAAGGGTTCTGGCGAAGAATCAAAATGGGGCAAAATTGTTTGGAAAAGAGTTGAATCAGGTTTGATACCAGTTTCATCTAATGCAGTTTCAAGAGTTTTTTCAGGTGAGAGATTATTGTAACTGCCTTTTAGAAGATTGCAGATTGTAATACAGTCTCTTTGAAGAAAATTCGGACTAGGATTttgttcatcttgattttgaTGGGAAGATTGGGAGTTTGGTTTTGAATGATGGGTTTGTGATGGCCGTTTGATTAATGGGTTTCtaggaattggaagaaatgattCAAGAGATGAGGATACAGAGAAGAGTCTGTTAGTGATGGAGATGGAAATAGGGTTTTTGGGTGTCCGGGCAAACCTTTGAGCCAGACGAATCAACATTTTGGCTGAACTAGTGAAATGCGGGGGAAAGTGAAGGAAGAAGGTTTTATttggaaccctgattttgggcgtacctaaatctttctaggcatacaaagcaaTAGTCCTAACTTGGATGATGTTATAAGAGATATTTTATGGGtaattcaattacctatatgctcttaaacttataaaggataccctatgggtagttcaattacctatatgcccttaaatattgtaaattactaatctatccctaaccctaatacaaagactataatcaataaacctaaaatcagtttcattcaccttcttcttcctctccacagcagCTGAACCCGTTCATCTTCTCCAAAAAAAATTTCATCGCATCATCGccgaaatttgatcgtcgattcatgaaaagttaatcgacgattaaactcatctatataatgggtcgtcgtaagcaaGTATCTCGTTATAATCgatcaattgaacaacctgttgaagaagaagaagatttagagagtgaagaagaaactgaaaatcaaccacaaatccaaccggaggaagagattgaagaagaaccaactcctgaaatgagaataagaaggttagttctacaaacccatcttgtatttgatgtttttggttggtatgattggtttaattcgtcaaaaacatggtttgtgcggcggttacagggttggGTTCGGCGTAAAATCAAGTTTAGATTtgcgccgaactgttcttcaaacTCAACCCTGAAACTGCATATGAACGATTCGGCTTAAAATGCATATCAGTTTTGCGCCGAACCTAGTGACATAGAGCCttgtatttaggatcggcttattcaaTGGCATTAGATTTGCGCCGAATTTGTGTTGtggaaatttcataaattttgcatgtgtataggatcgtcttgtatggtagtactagttttgcgccgaataaatgtttgtttcaatttcataagttttgcatgtgtataggatcggctcatatggtagtactagttttgtgccgaataaatgttgtttcaatttcataagttttgcatgtgtataggatcggtTCATATGGTAGTACTACTTTTGCGGcgaataaatgtttgaattcataattttaggttcggcttattcgatagtatttgTTGTGAGCCGAACAAATGAGATCGGCTTATAAATAGTTTGTGGTATGAGTCgaaccactctctgtgtaagctattgAAAATTCTAAGACAtggttcggctcatatgtgttatttcgggtaagccgagctttcttatttgttgacaattttTTGGCATTTGAAATCCATATTTCGTATAGTTTGTATCCCTTTCTTGTTCTaagtagtcttataactttcatacttgtgtcaggaccaatgcatctaaaaagagaaagaagatggaggtaacaccttctacttataaaactcccgatcctcgaggaggaggtaagaaaaattgggagcgggaggtagaggaggcattttagaagaagaagttgaacaagtaagagttgaaagacaagaagaaggaatagctgaagatgaagaagtagaAGGAATAGCTGGAGATGATAATCAAGAATTTCATCAAgcaacacaaccccaaggaaaacccaagaaagacaagaaaggtaagaaggtggcagaacccgagaaagagaaggacgatgatgatcgacggatcactggtttacacattcctgatgaagatgacgtaattacacctcgatcagatggtttgcctcatggtcttccggaagatggaggaaatgtgttgattggttatgccgaatcttgggcgaagagaatttatgagactcctgatcacaaccgtgcagtccgagtattgaaaCACAAGTGGGCAGCGGAATGGAAACTTTCTGAAGAGATTcttgaggtgattgcttacgtacaagccagtgccttatggcctgctatcaattatggacataaggaatatgatagtgtgtcgacctctgcctttaccgagcgcttttgtccaaAAATTTACACATTTCGATTACCTTTTGGAGATatggcaatcactcctgatgaggctagaaagattacaggccttaaagtAAGGGATAGAAGTGTGGATGTTGATTTTTATGACATGAATTGGGATGAGCTCTACAATTTGTtcgaggaaagtcttggttgggaTTCAAACAAaattgagttggagttttgtcgatccgtTAAAGATGTCAATTCCGTATGCACTCCCAATGgtagaaataagaagaataagaagatcaagatgactaacttgaaaaaggagtttgagaacacaaagcagagagtaatggatcccgtcaaagtgaagcaagccggaactgcctacttgctttatactcttggtagagacatctttcccgacacaaACGGAAACAAgttaaatgctaattatctccaattggtaaagaatcttgaaacttgtaacaagtatgcttggggaacggctacgctcgcttacctgatgaaacaacttgccaccgcgtctaggttgacaagtacaaacatcggagggaacttcactttgctctaggtaacttttgggagttcagagtatggttcggcttataaccataaaatcgtATAAGCTGAACTTGTTATTTATTTGGTTCGGCttgtaatacttgatccatataagccgaacagttctctgagtttgcaaactttattcttactttgatgtttccaagtaaaaattgtttctatcacttcaattcctttgatttttgaatgtggttctttggatgtaggtgtggatatatgaccatttcccaattttgaacctggccaaagtatttgagaaggatgtcgattatgttgatacagagccaactgcagcacAGTACGAGTACGAGGActcgaagaaaaggaacaaaaaacacttggtggcaagtttgagacaGACGTTAGACCTACtgggtgttgatgatgtcacttttcaaccatatgagaaggaagatgaagaagatgaagttgttgaagatgaggatatgccggtaggtatgtatcatgggccattgtggtatcccggtggttatgttacaTACGATCCTCgacgagtactccgtcaattaggatgcgtgcaaaaggttcctttgtttgatgagaaattcaggttgttaccaaagagtggtactggaactaaaagaaccacttcatcttgggaaccaaagtatgatcctgatcccacccttgagttttggaataacttagaatatcacacattagatgcgtccaagttagcacctttacttgatgatccatgtgaagaggatccgagctatatggattggtataaccaaatttctcatctcTTCATTATCAATAATAAAAGTCAAAAGGTATCTTATAAGGGGaaggcgaaggaaatcaagatcaccaacaagtctacttccgaagatgtagtcaacgctttcaagataattgtaagaatgacttcactttatactattttcatatattagttatggtaaaaatgtcttcaacctcacggTTATAAGTTATTGACAAATGAAAAATAgattgccgcgggtagggagatgttgaaaaaaatgaaggccaaacttggttgcaaaacaccaatgaccgtggaagaacaaaaatacctttacaaaaagtgggatgcaatcatcaacaaagagaaggacCCGAGAAACCCGCACAAAatcctaccactaagaggtctcgacaagttggtgaaggtacaagccaagatggtgctaccggccaacccggtaatgatgcgtcggaagatgaaggccaaggtggaagaagaggtggtcgtgcaactaagaaAAGATGTCGTGGTTAAAttcccttttatgtttccaagttccttttaatgttttcttaagttttaagtacacttttatggtgttgcaaataCCTTTGgttttaggtgctgaactttgtttttaatggtgctgggattgtgttatggacaccttgaatttcatgttttaactCTGGTTCGGCGTATCCtgtaatgttagttacgcgccgaatcctttgtccttcaggttcggcttattcgatggaattagttttgtgccgaaccCTTAATTTCGATAATATGCTTTAGTTTGCATACTAACTTCGGTATTCTTCTTTTTTTAAGGAAGCTAGATTTCAAAGCCTTTGTGAAATACGTCATGGAGGAAGATACGATCTTGGAATGTGTTATACATGGTTGAGGAGAAGAACTCCGAGATTTATTAGAGAACTAATCGCCGAGATTCGTTAGAGATAATTTAATATTGAACTATTATGTAAATCAGTGGAGGGTTCGACTTAGATATGCAAagtcatataagccgaacctgtaagaagtttcaaaatttgaaattctagACGTTACATAAACGGATTCGGCTTATGTTCAAACCTTCTTATGAGCCGAACATTGTCTATTTTTGCACAAAAATCTATGAACGACtcttttttgaaatatatagCCGTTGTAACCTGTATTATATATAGGCATACATGGTTTTTCATAATCTTCAgagcatatactaaaaaaaaatggcACTCCCAACTCATGAGTTTACTTtataagaagatttgtctctttgcactaattacgtagcatactatccaaagaagggtgaagaacgacgagtgaagggtttgatgagtatgtactacttggttagaattcatgaagccttcagcaACGAAACGGGTAATCCTCACAACAGGGATAGTGCGACCTTGTTTTGCCGAATTGGAACTATTAAAGAAACGGTAAAAGGCTTTATAtctttagttcggattgtgagtctATATCGTCTCAAGGGTGAAACAAACTCTGATATTGAAGatcgagctctagaggaatggcgaagatggaaaggaaagaatgtcgaatacaaagatcactactacattcttagaaggtttctcattacccgtttaggatattaTTAGAATTCGATTAGAAATTTATTGTAAGGCTATTATGTAACGGGTGTGTAATCCACattttctatgaatttgaaaagtctatttggaatgatattatattttttgtgttcatgaatcatgagaggttcggcttatcctgtaattCCAGTTATGCGCCGAATTTTTTAAGATTCGACTTTCttaaaaaatataatacaaaCCGAACCTAGCCGAGGTTTTTTTTTGGTcaggttcggcttgcagtgaaataatattataatccgaacctgacaaaaaaactctggtttttttttgtcaggttcggctttcatCAAAATAATACTCTAAGCCGAACCTGACTGAAAAACTCTATATTTTCATCACTCTGTCGGGTTCGgctttccttgaactaaagttacAAGCCGAACCATCTCCTGTGTTCATGGTTCCAGTTTCTAGAAAACGACACGGTCCATAACCAAAAAGTAAATCATTGAAGTATTTCGTTTTGATGGGTACATGTAATTACAGTTCTAGtcaaaatatcatcctcatcatacacgaaaatcaaaagacacaaaatacgcggataaatacatgaaacatttttatggagatcctaaacgaatctcatcctattcactgacctctttctcatcctcttcactgacctcattctcatcatcttcactgacctcttgcttatcatcttcatcctcatcacttgaaaacataattacttgtccacttggaggcTGCACGTTCAAAGACAtccaaagatccatttccgtcgcataatttgcacaccaatccatcgcaaaattattttcaaatctaggaaAAAAGGCTACACTCATCAAAGGTGGTAATGGGcttgaggccgataaaatgacaattttgaataaatccaagaacaagtcttctatcctttacaccatcattgcaaggtttttttggaggcgcgtaagtaaagcTACTACTCGTCCATGagaaacaatgtacgacgcaatcgaatgtctccgctattaaaaacccacaaatgggcattgacatccaatgttcttcggtaatgataaaatccccatgcaaacgacgttcgaatgcaaTGTACTCCGCTGCCACCCCTGCATCTCCTCTTGCacctgttctcatcattgtcttatagaaatatttgtttttacgtagggtttgtaacaatcgttGCCGAATATAGTTAACTTCATTTTCAGGGGACACAGGATTGTTCTCTTCcttaaaaggaccaagttgttccgccgtgacgtgatatccacaatttccatcaccttgcacgtcgtccattgctacaatatgctcatgaattattggcgatagatcttccaagtagttatcgtatataaaattgataggcctcaaatacttaccggacttatctcttataggtcctctcatcctaccaatttcatgtacggtccttttctcctttatcttagtttgtgaaggatacatcttagcctTCCTCTTGACAACCTCTTTACTATCCTTTGCTTGTGCCTAACaatcattattattcacctctttgttacttgtttcggACTTTTGAATACTTGGACGACctcgtttttttggaactttgacttcttcctccttcatcaacttctcaatttccTTTTTTGCCTTTTCAATCCTTGCATCATGGTAGTTAACGCCGGATGGATCCCTCTTATTAcccaatagttccttgttggattgtctagtttgaaaattattcattttcttactcttcctacctttcggtTCACTCTTCTctggttccaaaatattttcttgggtgaaaggatatATGACCGacatcatgttgtcccataggaatttcttttgaCCTCGGCCcatattcctatacatctccgccaactTTTTTCCATTTGCcgtgtcccatatctctagatcatcttcgtcgtcttcggttgggagaggatcaaagcttaattgtttccaaaaatgatcaatatcctcaaatggtatgataccatccttgtaaCGAAGTAGTTCgtggcggcatggaagtcccatagatgtcttcattttacaaacacactcttcctccaagttggcgcctaatgtcttaatcaaatccacttcttccatcaacaagtcgatgcataaatgtgagactctataagttaattcccgtagccatttactaccataattcttgtgtctGAACATAAGGTTATGCTCGAAGGCggctttaattctcacaacatcacttttgaaatattcaccaattgcatcaaaaaccgtgacaaaagtgtcaacacatCCAAAACGTTTATTCTTtaaccgataatgagccgactctaccatatttttggcttggttgtcgaagtgtttgtgccgatttgtgaaacaaaacacgaacctttctttattaggttccaacacatctttgaccaagtaagtaatgacatcggggtagCCGGTAttccaatgcttaataagcattttaaaattttcttcgtagacatcctcggtgattgaccataccaaagcttcccattcgccttggaatgaagcccacaacatctcattatgttcatattctttcaagaattcttttttttttctttactcgCGTCTCCTCCGGTTGGAttttagcaatattctctaattcctTCAACTTAAGTGGTTAAATTTTCGATTGccattttttcctcacattgcaccatatgtgaaacgtatagtacaaaattgaatgcatccaaaaataccttcttaataccatacatcaacgatgaatcttgatcggaaacgaacactttaggaagagcaccctcccggaagattaacttcaattgttctaacgcccaaacataactctctttcttctcgtttttcaagaaacaaaaagccacggtgaatG
The nucleotide sequence above comes from Papaver somniferum cultivar HN1 chromosome 8, ASM357369v1, whole genome shotgun sequence. Encoded proteins:
- the LOC113303553 gene encoding pentatricopeptide repeat-containing protein At5g11310, mitochondrial-like — translated: MLIRLAQRFARTPKNPISISITNRLFSVSSSLESFLPIPRNPLIKRPSQTHHSKPNSQSSHQNQDEQNPSPNFLQRDCITICNLLKGSYNNLSPEKTLETALDETGIKPDSTLFQTILPHFDSSPEPFLSLYKWAVKQPSFDPDTFAVLIKQYTRAGMTSTAIRTFEIASELDSSHYTFSISSLFETLMDSLCKEGHVRIAYEYCVERRELEPGWVPSVGVYNVLLEGWFRLGKLKQAERLWEDMKTENVAPNVVTYGTLVEGYCKLRRVERAMELVSEMKREGIRSDAIVYNPIVDALSEAGRFKEALGMMERLLVTESGPTLSSYNSMVKGYCKAADSAGASKILKMMIGRGFIPTATTYNYFFRHFSKFGKIEEGMNLYSKMIESGYLPDRLTYHLLIKMLSEVGRSDLVVQVCKDMRVKGHGLDPATSSMLIHLLCNIRRFEEACVEFEDMIRRGVVPQYLTYKKLFDELKVAGMHEMARKLSVQMSSIPHEMKLPNTYRGGGDRSQEMRTSILRKAQAMSDVLKTSKNVWVPSKLRVLSKEPSEPRIDKQNVRRFSKDVKGV